In the genome of Desulfovibrio sp. ZJ209, one region contains:
- the thiS gene encoding sulfur carrier protein ThiS: MELIINGAPEKGDFSTVLALLEARGHAPKAVVVELNGEIVPAAEFAARALADGDTVEIVQFVGGG; the protein is encoded by the coding sequence ATGGAACTCATCATCAACGGCGCGCCCGAAAAAGGGGACTTTTCCACCGTGCTCGCCCTGCTCGAGGCGCGCGGCCACGCGCCAAAAGCCGTGGTCGTGGAGCTCAACGGCGAGATCGTCCCCGCGGCGGAGTTCGCCGCCCGCGCCCTCGCCGACGGCGATACGGTCGAGATCGTCCAGTTCGTGGGCGGCGGCTAG
- a CDS encoding thiazole synthase: MRDDPLVIGGVTLNSRLFIGTGKYGDDALIPAVADASGAEVITVAMRRVEPGQKGVMGHIPPHMRLLPNTSGARTAEEAVRLAHLARAAGCGDWIKIEVISDTRHLLPDGYGTAKATEILAGEGFTVLPYINPDLYVARACVDAGAAAVMPLGAPIGTNRGLQTREMIAILIEELDIPIVVDAGIGLPSQACEAMEMGAAACLVNTAIASSGEPVRMARAFGAAVAAGRDAWLAGPGAVKKRGEGAEASSPLTGFLR; the protein is encoded by the coding sequence ATGCGGGACGATCCCCTGGTCATCGGCGGCGTGACCCTGAACAGCCGCCTGTTTATCGGCACCGGCAAATACGGTGACGACGCCCTCATCCCCGCCGTGGCCGATGCCAGCGGCGCGGAGGTCATCACCGTGGCCATGCGCCGCGTGGAGCCGGGCCAGAAGGGCGTCATGGGGCACATCCCGCCGCACATGCGCCTTCTGCCCAACACCTCGGGCGCCCGCACCGCGGAAGAGGCCGTGCGCCTCGCGCATCTGGCACGGGCCGCTGGCTGCGGCGACTGGATCAAGATCGAGGTCATCTCGGACACGCGCCACCTGCTCCCCGACGGCTACGGCACGGCCAAGGCCACGGAAATCCTGGCCGGCGAAGGCTTCACGGTGCTGCCCTATATCAATCCCGACCTCTATGTGGCCCGCGCCTGCGTGGACGCCGGCGCCGCGGCCGTCATGCCGCTGGGCGCGCCCATCGGCACCAACCGGGGCCTCCAGACCCGGGAGATGATCGCCATCCTCATCGAGGAGCTGGACATCCCCATCGTGGTGGACGCTGGCATCGGGCTGCCCTCCCAGGCCTGCGAGGCCATGGAGATGGGCGCGGCCGCCTGCCTTGTGAACACGGCCATCGCCTCCTCGGGCGAACCGGTGCGCATGGCGCGGGCTTTCGGCGCGGCTGTGGCGGCAGGGCGCGACGCGTGGCTGGCCGGCCCGGGCGCGGTGAAGAAGCGCGGCGAGGGCGCCGAGGCCTCGTCCCCGCTCACGGGCTTTTTGCGCTGA
- the thiH gene encoding 2-iminoacetate synthase ThiH, with product METFQEFLQNWPAGRRSEAAARATSADVTAVLDKLARHWLSPEDFLVLLSPAAAEHLEAMAQKAHELTLRYFGRAVSIFTPLYISDVCTNQCRYCGFNAKNKQPRRHLSVNEAAAEAFAIADAGFQHILLLTGDAPKVSSPEYIADVVRRIKPRFASVGIEVYSQTEENYRMLVEAGVDSMTMFQETYNPELYAWLHPAGPKRDYAFRLAAPERAARAGMRSLGVGALLGLDAFEQDAFATGLHAWWLQRHFPGVEVSVSIPRICPHEGEFEVTHGVTDRELAQYVTALRCFLPRAGITCSSRESAFMRDHLVPLGVTRVSAGVSTAVGGRATEDLHNPGQFEITDHRSLEQMMADLAAHGYQPVLKDWEDPAA from the coding sequence ATGGAAACGTTTCAGGAATTTTTGCAGAACTGGCCGGCCGGCCGGCGCAGCGAGGCGGCCGCCCGCGCCACCTCGGCGGATGTCACGGCAGTGCTCGACAAGCTCGCGCGGCACTGGCTCTCGCCGGAGGATTTTCTCGTCCTCCTCTCGCCGGCGGCGGCCGAACATCTCGAGGCCATGGCGCAAAAGGCGCACGAGCTCACCCTGCGCTATTTCGGGCGCGCGGTGAGCATCTTCACGCCGCTCTATATTTCGGATGTCTGCACCAACCAGTGCCGCTACTGCGGATTCAACGCGAAGAACAAGCAGCCGCGCCGGCACCTCAGCGTGAACGAGGCCGCGGCCGAGGCCTTCGCCATTGCGGACGCGGGCTTCCAGCACATCCTCCTGCTCACGGGGGACGCGCCCAAGGTCTCCTCGCCGGAATATATCGCCGACGTGGTGCGCCGCATCAAGCCGCGCTTCGCCTCGGTGGGCATCGAGGTCTATTCCCAGACCGAGGAGAACTACCGCATGCTGGTGGAAGCGGGCGTGGACTCCATGACCATGTTCCAGGAGACCTACAACCCCGAGCTCTACGCCTGGCTGCACCCGGCCGGCCCCAAGCGCGATTACGCCTTCAGGCTGGCCGCGCCGGAGCGGGCCGCGCGCGCGGGCATGCGCTCGCTCGGCGTGGGCGCGCTCCTCGGGCTGGACGCCTTCGAGCAGGACGCCTTCGCCACGGGGCTGCACGCGTGGTGGCTCCAGCGGCACTTCCCCGGGGTGGAGGTGAGCGTGTCCATCCCGCGCATCTGCCCGCACGAGGGGGAATTCGAGGTGACGCACGGCGTCACGGACCGCGAGCTCGCCCAGTATGTGACGGCCCTGCGCTGCTTTTTGCCGCGCGCGGGTATCACCTGCTCGAGCCGCGAGAGCGCCTTCATGCGCGACCATCTCGTGCCGCTGGGCGTCACGCGCGTCTCGGCGGGCGTGTCCACGGCCGTGGGCGGCCGCGCCACCGAGGACCTGCACAATCCCGGCCAGTTCGAGATCACCGACCACCGCAGCCTCGAGCAGATGATGGCCGACCTCGCGGCCCACGGCTACCAGCCCGTGCTCAAGGACTGGGAAGACCCGGCGGCATGA